In Caldisericota bacterium, a genomic segment contains:
- the trmD gene encoding tRNA (guanosine(37)-N1)-methyltransferase TrmD yields MKIHILTIFPELFECVENEGIIKIANEKGLLDLCLHNLRDYTKDKHRTTDDTPYGGGAGMVMLAEPVIKGIVDIEKKFGPSYKVILTPQGERFTQETANFLKDKESLLFIPAHYEGIDERVIELADMELSTGDYVVSGGELPTMLVVDAVVRLIPGVLGNRSSLSEESFENNLLEYPQYSRPREICGKEAPDVLISGHHGNIKKWRLKQSLKRTLIKRPDLILKKRFTKEEKELLKEIKNELEEVLREILNR; encoded by the coding sequence ATGAAAATACATATTCTGACAATTTTTCCTGAGCTTTTTGAATGCGTGGAAAATGAAGGAATCATTAAGATAGCAAATGAAAAAGGGTTGCTGGATCTTTGTTTGCATAATCTTCGCGATTATACAAAAGATAAACACAGAACAACCGATGATACTCCATATGGCGGTGGGGCAGGGATGGTAATGCTTGCAGAGCCGGTTATTAAAGGTATTGTTGATATAGAAAAAAAGTTCGGACCAAGTTACAAGGTAATACTTACTCCACAGGGAGAGCGATTCACTCAAGAAACGGCAAATTTCTTAAAAGACAAAGAATCTCTTCTTTTTATTCCAGCTCATTATGAAGGCATTGATGAAAGAGTGATTGAGTTGGCGGATATGGAATTATCGACTGGTGATTATGTGGTAAGCGGCGGCGAATTGCCTACAATGCTTGTTGTTGATGCAGTTGTGCGTCTTATTCCTGGAGTGCTTGGAAACAGATCTTCTCTGAGTGAAGAAAGCTTTGAGAACAACCTTCTGGAGTACCCTCAATATTCGCGCCCAAGAGAAATATGCGGCAAAGAAGCGCCTGATGTACTTATTTCAGGACATCACGGAAACATAAAGAAATGGCGATTAAAACAATCGCTAAAAAGAACCCTGATAAAAAGACCAGATTTGATTCTTAAAAAAAGATTTACAAAGGAAGAAAAAGAACTTTTGAAAGAAATAAAAAATGAACTGGAAGAGGTTTTAAGGGAGATACTAAATAGGTGA
- a CDS encoding SBBP repeat-containing protein codes for MGKHLKKALLFFILSITISTICFSRSFLLKPLIPQHNTPIKSEINSVIANTSVPFIKNEGQTDKGVSFYASTQHGTIFVTRKNEIVYSLDGIKENETNEYKTVALKETLVNTNAPFVHGEDLSETKVNILLGDDSSKWKNNIPSYNTISLGELHKGIEVKLRAYNNNVEKLFYISSKGNVKDIKIKISGADTLTLGEEGELLANTSLGAVAFTKPIAYQEINGKKTYVEVKYTVNKDIYAFDVESYDKNIPLVIDPLLASTFIGGSDSDYVYDVVLDTSNNAYIVGYTNSFSYPTTTGVYQSAKTGGYDVFVSKFNNDLSALSASTFIGGSGTDRAYAIALDSSYNVYIAGYTNSTNYPTINAYQTANNGNYDAFISKLSNDLSTLLSSTYVGSSSYDYAYGIALDSLDNIYITGYTNSINYPTAAGVYQTANSGGYDVFVSKFNSDLSALSASTFIGGSGSDNAFKIALNSSGNLYIAGYTDSSDYPVTANAYQSERKGLTDVFVSQLTNDLKVLSSSTYIGGSNNDRAYAIALNSSNNVYITGETYSSDYPTTTNVYQPGNNGGYDVFVSKLSDDLSTLLSSTYIGGSSHDYAYSIALNSENNVYITGKTLSANYPTTDRAYETEFNGSSDVFISKLNNDLSALSASTFIGGATDEEARAIVIDSSGNIYATGFTNSSDYPTTSGAYQINNNGVYDAFVCKFNSDLAADTYTITATAGSNGTITPSGDITVNYGDSQTFTITPDTGYHISDVLVDGTSVGDVETYTFNSVTSNHTISAMFAIDIYALDVTVIGSGSVTKDPDQVSYDYNTVVTLAATPDTGWHFVGWSGDAMGTDNPLTVTMNADKNITALFEINTYTITASVSGTNGTVSPLVQTVNYGSNASVIITPDTGCHIASVTDNGADVTGSVVDNGNDTYTYTTAAVIENHDVVVMFAINTFTITATANSNGSMSPSGSITVNYGDSQTFIITADIGYMINQVIVDGSLIKPIRKTYTFNNVISNHTITATFVKIPDTTPPTLTLSGVDLNVTTITSSSFFSFGLIATDSPESIARTVVKNNGITIKDIMGLPIINDSVITLFEGINDIEVTVYDASGNFTTKSFRVISDTKPPVVKLNKILESVSSNALNITGTIFDTGTGIKEVKINGKTMVLPLSGKLNTTCTLTQGKNIITVQVTDKAENTVTETYVVNYTAATLMKIITLQINNPEITINGISKTIDEQGSKPVIKNDRTLLPIRALIESLDGHITWNEETREVTINLNYHTIILTIDNNTAVVDGIKMQIDPNNGKVTPIIINGRTYLPLRFIVEHLDGVVDWDNDTRTVIIYCWP; via the coding sequence ATGGGGAAGCACTTGAAGAAAGCACTACTGTTTTTTATACTAAGCATTACGATATCAACAATATGTTTTTCACGGTCTTTCCTTTTAAAACCACTTATTCCTCAGCACAATACCCCCATTAAAAGCGAAATTAATAGTGTGATAGCAAATACCAGTGTGCCGTTTATTAAAAATGAAGGGCAAACTGATAAAGGAGTTTCTTTTTATGCTTCCACACAACACGGTACTATATTTGTAACTCGCAAAAACGAAATTGTTTACTCGCTGGATGGAATAAAAGAAAATGAAACCAATGAATACAAAACTGTTGCGCTGAAAGAAACACTTGTTAATACAAATGCGCCTTTTGTGCATGGCGAAGATCTATCAGAAACAAAAGTTAACATCCTTTTAGGGGATGATTCGTCAAAATGGAAAAATAATATCCCTTCCTACAATACCATATCGCTTGGGGAGCTGCACAAAGGAATAGAAGTCAAGTTGAGAGCTTATAACAACAATGTAGAAAAACTTTTTTACATAAGCAGTAAAGGAAATGTAAAAGATATAAAAATAAAGATAAGCGGTGCAGATACTCTTACATTGGGGGAAGAAGGAGAACTTTTAGCAAATACTTCGTTAGGTGCCGTAGCATTTACAAAACCGATAGCATATCAGGAAATTAACGGCAAAAAAACATATGTAGAAGTTAAATACACGGTAAATAAAGATATCTATGCCTTTGATGTAGAAAGCTACGACAAAAATATTCCCCTCGTGATAGACCCGCTTTTAGCTTCTACCTTTATTGGGGGAAGCGATTCTGATTATGTCTATGACGTCGTTCTTGATACATCAAATAATGCATATATTGTAGGTTACACAAATTCATTTAGTTATCCAACTACTACTGGCGTATACCAATCTGCTAAAACTGGTGGATACGATGTTTTTGTAAGTAAATTTAATAATGATCTTTCTGCTCTTTCCGCGTCTACATTTATAGGGGGAAGCGGCACCGACAGGGCCTATGCCATTGCTCTTGATTCATCTTACAATGTATATATCGCAGGCTACACAAATTCAACTAATTATCCAACCATCAATGCATATCAAACAGCAAATAATGGAAATTATGATGCTTTTATAAGTAAACTATCAAATGACCTTTCTACACTTTTATCTTCCACATATGTCGGCAGCAGCAGCTATGATTATGCCTACGGAATTGCTCTTGATTCATTAGACAACATATATATCACAGGATACACAAATTCAATCAATTATCCGACTGCTGCTGGGGTATACCAAACCGCTAATAGTGGTGGGTATGATGTTTTTGTAAGTAAATTTAATAGCGATCTTTCTGCTCTTTCCGCGTCTACATTTATAGGGGGAAGCGGTTCTGACAATGCTTTTAAAATTGCTCTTAATTCATCAGGCAATCTGTATATTGCAGGTTATACAGATTCGTCCGATTATCCTGTAACTGCAAATGCATATCAGAGCGAAAGAAAGGGCCTCACTGATGTTTTTGTGAGCCAATTAACAAATGACCTTAAAGTGCTTTCATCTTCAACTTATATAGGCGGCAGCAATAATGATAGGGCTTATGCCATTGCTCTTAATTCCTCTAACAATGTGTATATCACAGGAGAAACTTACTCTTCCGACTATCCAACAACTACTAATGTATATCAACCAGGGAATAATGGTGGATATGATGTATTTGTGAGCAAACTTTCTGATGACCTTTCTACGCTTTTATCCTCTACATACATCGGTGGAAGCAGTCATGATTATGCTTATAGTATTGCTCTTAATTCAGAAAACAATGTATATATTACAGGTAAAACACTATCAGCTAATTACCCGACGACCGATAGAGCATATGAGACAGAGTTCAATGGAAGTAGTGATGTTTTTATAAGTAAACTTAATAATGACCTTTCTGCTCTTTCCGCATCCACATTTATAGGCGGAGCTACCGACGAAGAAGCCCGCGCCATTGTTATTGATTCATCCGGTAATATATACGCAACAGGCTTTACAAATTCTTCCGATTACCCAACAACTAGTGGAGCATATCAAATAAACAATAACGGTGTTTACGATGCGTTTGTGTGTAAATTTAATAGTGACCTTGCAGCAGATACATATACTATCACTGCAACAGCAGGCAGCAACGGCACTATCACGCCTTCCGGAGATATTACGGTAAACTATGGAGATAGTCAAACATTTACTATTACCCCTGACACAGGATATCATATTTCAGATGTACTTGTTGATGGGACATCAGTTGGAGATGTAGAAACATACACATTTAATAGTGTAACAAGTAACCATACAATATCAGCAATGTTTGCAATTGATATATATGCATTAGATGTAACAGTTATAGGAAGTGGCAGTGTAACAAAAGATCCTGATCAAGTTAGCTATGACTACAATACAGTTGTAACGCTTGCTGCAACCCCTGATACAGGTTGGCATTTCGTTGGGTGGAGTGGCGATGCTATGGGAACAGACAATCCTCTCACAGTAACAATGAATGCTGACAAAAATATTACTGCTCTATTTGAAATCAATACATATACAATTACTGCTTCAGTATCAGGAACTAATGGTACTGTTTCACCTTTAGTGCAAACAGTAAATTATGGGAGCAATGCTTCTGTTATTATTACACCAGATACAGGTTGCCATATTGCTTCTGTAACAGATAATGGAGCAGATGTAACAGGGTCAGTTGTAGACAATGGTAATGACACATATACATACACAACAGCAGCCGTAATAGAAAACCATGATGTTGTTGTAATGTTTGCAATCAATACATTCACCATCACCGCAACAGCAAACTCTAATGGTTCAATGTCTCCTTCAGGCAGCATAACTGTTAATTATGGAGACAGTCAAACATTTATAATTACTGCAGATATAGGATACATGATAAATCAGGTAATTGTTGATGGCTCTCTTATTAAACCGATAAGAAAAACATACACATTTAATAATGTAATAAGCAACCATACGATCACAGCAACATTTGTAAAAATTCCTGACACAACGCCGCCAACATTAACACTTTCAGGTGTAGATCTTAATGTCACCACTATCACATCCTCTTCTTTCTTTTCCTTTGGTCTTATTGCAACAGATAGTCCAGAAAGTATTGCAAGAACAGTAGTTAAAAACAATGGCATAACAATAAAAGACATAATGGGCCTTCCAATAATAAATGACTCTGTGATCACACTTTTCGAAGGGATAAATGATATAGAGGTAACAGTATATGATGCAAGCGGTAACTTTACCACAAAATCATTCAGAGTAATATCCGACACAAAACCGCCGGTTGTTAAACTTAATAAGATACTTGAATCAGTTTCGTCCAATGCGCTCAACATTACAGGAACCATATTTGATACAGGCACAGGAATAAAAGAAGTTAAAATAAACGGAAAAACTATGGTATTGCCGTTGTCAGGTAAGCTCAATACCACATGCACTCTAACACAAGGAAAGAATATTATCACGGTACAGGTAACTGACAAAGCAGAAAACACTGTGACAGAAACATATGTTGTAAACTATACTGCCGCTACCCTTATGAAAATCATCACCTTACAAATTAACAACCCAGAGATTACAATAAACGGTATAAGTAAAACTATTGATGAACAGGGAAGCAAACCAGTCATAAAGAACGACAGGACACTACTTCCAATAAGAGCATTGATAGAATCATTAGATGGGCACATTACCTGGAACGAAGAGACAAGAGAAGTAACAATCAACCTTAACTACCACACGATAATACTTACAATAGACAACAATACGGCAGTAGTAGACGGCATTAAAATGCAAATAGACCCAAACAACGGCAAGGTAACTCCAATCATCATTAATGGAAGGACTTATCTTCCTTTAAGATTCATAGTAGAACACCTTGATGGAGTTGTTGACTGGGATAACGACACCAGAACTGTGATAATATACTGCTGGCCGTAA
- a CDS encoding nitroreductase family protein, producing MYENEKVLNGKELLMKRRSVREFKDKEVLQDVLREIFELSRFAPTASNSQAYYFVVVTDKKALEELANVRGGSTAPIGRAPMAVAICVDPDKTSRPTEDGCIAAYHFMLAARYYSLGTCWMADMDRENIKQALNIPQNHLVATVTPVGYPVKEPDMPTRKPKEEFIKYSG from the coding sequence ATGTATGAAAATGAAAAAGTGTTAAACGGTAAAGAATTACTTATGAAAAGAAGAAGTGTAAGGGAATTCAAAGACAAAGAAGTTCTCCAAGATGTTCTTCGCGAAATATTTGAATTGTCCAGATTTGCACCAACGGCCAGTAATTCACAAGCATATTATTTTGTAGTCGTAACAGATAAAAAAGCATTGGAAGAACTTGCTAATGTAAGAGGTGGGAGCACTGCTCCCATTGGCCGTGCGCCTATGGCCGTTGCAATTTGCGTAGACCCAGACAAAACAAGCAGGCCAACAGAAGACGGATGTATTGCGGCGTATCACTTTATGCTGGCTGCCCGCTACTACAGTTTGGGAACCTGCTGGATGGCAGATATGGACAGGGAAAACATCAAGCAAGCGCTTAATATACCTCAAAATCATCTTGTTGCAACAGTAACTCCAGTGGGTTACCCTGTAAAAGAACCTGATATGCCTACAAGAAAGCCAAAAGAAGAATTTATTAAATATTCAGGTTAA
- a CDS encoding L,D-transpeptidase: MKNNRKIKKIIVFIILLVVLTSFPSASKSITRTIVVNKAYRLLFVKEDNEIQQVIPICIGKGGESETPTGTFSIINIIHNPNWYFEGKTYKPYIENKENGLGICWVGISLSGYGLHGTNEPLSPGRNLSHGCVRMNNSDVKKLSKISFVGESVEIKEGENNIIAKHLEGIHILYNVENILGESK, translated from the coding sequence ATGAAAAACAACCGGAAAATAAAGAAAATTATTGTATTCATTATATTGCTTGTCGTCCTGACGAGCTTCCCATCTGCAAGCAAAAGTATAACCAGAACTATCGTGGTAAATAAAGCATATCGCCTTTTATTTGTCAAAGAAGATAACGAAATTCAGCAAGTTATTCCCATTTGCATCGGAAAAGGTGGAGAAAGCGAAACGCCAACCGGCACATTTAGCATCATCAACATCATCCATAATCCAAATTGGTATTTTGAGGGAAAAACATACAAACCATATATAGAAAATAAGGAAAATGGCCTTGGCATCTGTTGGGTGGGAATTTCTCTTTCAGGATACGGCCTTCACGGGACAAACGAACCACTCTCCCCGGGAAGGAATTTATCCCACGGCTGTGTAAGAATGAACAACAGCGATGTAAAAAAACTTTCTAAAATTTCTTTTGTAGGGGAAAGTGTAGAAATCAAAGAAGGCGAAAATAACATAATAGCAAAACACCTCGAGGGGATACATATTCTTTATAATGTAGAAAATATTTTAGGAGAGTCAAAATGA
- a CDS encoding gamma carbonic anhydrase family protein, whose translation MIIVQYNRKKPKIDKTAFIAETAVIIGDVTIEKYASIWYGAVLRGDTAPIHIGKGTNVQDNTVVHVDNAPCIIKDYVTVGHSAIIHAAVIEKNCLIGMGATVLSGTHIEEESIIGANALVAKNKKIQKGSLAVGVPAKVMRLLTKEERKSIHKHAVDYTKLAEAYKK comes from the coding sequence ATGATAATTGTTCAATACAATAGAAAAAAACCAAAAATAGATAAAACTGCTTTCATCGCAGAAACCGCAGTAATTATTGGAGATGTAACAATTGAGAAATATGCAAGTATATGGTACGGTGCTGTTTTGCGTGGAGATACTGCACCAATCCATATTGGCAAAGGAACAAACGTACAGGACAATACAGTAGTTCACGTAGATAACGCTCCATGCATTATAAAGGATTACGTAACCGTCGGGCATAGCGCAATCATACATGCTGCAGTAATAGAAAAAAATTGTCTCATCGGTATGGGGGCAACTGTACTTTCAGGTACTCACATTGAAGAAGAATCAATTATCGGAGCAAATGCGCTGGTTGCAAAAAACAAGAAAATACAAAAAGGAAGTCTTGCTGTTGGCGTCCCTGCAAAGGTTATGCGCCTGCTCACAAAAGAAGAGAGAAAATCAATACATAAACATGCAGTTGATTATACAAAACTTGCTGAAGCATACAAAAAATAA